The Geobacillus genomosp. 3 genome segment CCCTTTTCCGCCTTTATTCCATCCACCCTCTACTTGATGGGCTGCAACAGCTCCGCCCCATAAAAAATTTTCCTTAAAAGCCATCACTGTTCACCTCAGCTATCACTTAGTGAAAATTGGGTTTCCTATTGAATGCCAAATAAGCCAAGCCCCTTTACCTTTGAAATGGACAGAAAGAGGGCAAACTGCATCGCTTTCTATACTATATAGTTTATGGCGAGACCCCTTTACTTTAAAGTAACGATTTTTCCGTTAACCAACGGAAATAGGGCACTGCCGAAACATTTTAACTCACATTTCGCACCCTCTCGACCAAAATCGGGAGGATTTTTTCATCCCGGTGTCGAATAGGTCCTTGACACACAAGGAATGCAAAGGAGTTTTTCCATCATGGACGTTCGAATTCGGGCGATTTATGAAAGTTCCTATTTGAATATAATAAGTACCATTTTCAAAGATCTTGGCCTCCCTCAGCTGATTGACCGGCTGGTTCCGGTGGATCCTCAATGCCAAACCCGAGCCAGTGATGTGGTCGGGCTGCTTCTCTTGGATATCTTGAGCGGCCGGCAAGCCCTCGTTCATTTGGAACGGTGGGCGCATGACATCGACTTGCCCAAGCTGATCCGGCCAGGATTGGATCCGTCTTGGTTCAACGACGATGCCATTGCTCGCCATTTGGACCGGCTGTATGAGGCCAATATCCATCAAGTCCTTTCGTCTTGCCTGGTACAAATCTACAAGAAAGAAGGCCTCCCTCTCCGTGTCTTTCACGCGGATACGACGGACAAGACGGTTTACGGTGCGTATGAATCCGATTCGTCGGATGGGTTGCACATCACCTATGGCTATAACCGCCATCATCGCTGGCAAAAGCAGATCGGATTCGGCCTGATCGGCAACGAGGACGGCATTCCGTTTTACGGCGACGTGCACGACGGCAACGTGCCGGACAAAACGTGGAATCCCGAGGTGTTGTCGCGAGTCCATGAGCAGCTGAGGGAAGCGAAGATCGAAGACGAATGGATTTACGTGGCAGATTCCGCTGCGATGACGAAGGACACGCTGGCGCAAACGAAAGCCGCCAACGCCTTTTTGATCACGAGAGGGCCGTCGTCGCTCCGGATTGTCAAAACGGCGCTTTCGGAGGCGGATGCCCAACCCGATTCGGCGTGGAGCGCCCCCTTTGCGCTGGCCGAGAAAAACGGCGCCACGTACCGGGTATGGGAAACGGCCTCGACATATGAAGGCCAGCCCGTACGACTGATCGTCGTCGAATCGAGTGCGCTCGACCAGCGAAAAGGAAAGACGCTCGAAACAGAACGAACCAAAGAAGCGGAGCTTCTTCGCGAGGAACAAGCCCGTTGGGAGCGTCATCCTTTCTCTTGTCGGGAAGACGCCGAACAAGCCTTGGCCTCCTTGAAGGCATCCCTTCGTCCCCGGTTCCATC includes the following:
- a CDS encoding IS1634 family transposase → MDVRIRAIYESSYLNIISTIFKDLGLPQLIDRLVPVDPQCQTRASDVVGLLLLDILSGRQALVHLERWAHDIDLPKLIRPGLDPSWFNDDAIARHLDRLYEANIHQVLSSCLVQIYKKEGLPLRVFHADTTDKTVYGAYESDSSDGLHITYGYNRHHRWQKQIGFGLIGNEDGIPFYGDVHDGNVPDKTWNPEVLSRVHEQLREAKIEDEWIYVADSAAMTKDTLAQTKAANAFLITRGPSSLRIVKTALSEADAQPDSAWSAPFALAEKNGATYRVWETASTYEGQPVRLIVVESSALDQRKGKTLETERTKEAELLREEQARWERHPFSCREDAEQALASLKASLRPRFHRVEAVVEEIVRPKKRRGRPKKGAEPEMETLYTLRLSVEFNQDAWEQARRKASRFVLVTTVPKEWKGQPMDAQEILKLYKGQISVEMNFSFLKDPFFTDEIYVKKPERVAVLGYLFLLALAIYRVFQRRVRQFITPERPLKGAGGRKLTRPTGQAIFQLFWYVRVVLLELPDGQIQRRLGKPLTPDQRRILQGLGMDESIYV